Proteins from one Gossypium raimondii isolate GPD5lz chromosome 8, ASM2569854v1, whole genome shotgun sequence genomic window:
- the LOC105790379 gene encoding allene oxide cyclase, chloroplastic, with translation MSALRSTISSGIIRSTSPTHSLLPAASSFKPIKNPCLPQTHKLFTSNSNTFSAPKRGFTCKSQAIPSDNSAPEKVQELHVYELNERDRGSPAYLRLSQKSVNSLGDLVPFSNKIYRGDLEKRIGITSGICILIEHKPEMKGDRYEAIFSFYFGDYGHIAVQGPYLTYQDTYLAITGGSGIFEGVSGQVKLHQIVFPFKIFYTFYLKGIGELPEELLCKPVDPHPAVEAVPAAKACEPHATIANFTN, from the exons ATGTCTGCTTTAAGATCCACCATTTCTTCTGGGATAATCAGATCAACTTCACCCACCCATTCCTTGTTGCCTGCAGCTTCATCTTTCAAGCCCATCAAAAACCCTTGTTTACCTCAAACCCACAAGCTTTTCACATCAAACTCCAACACTTTCTCAGCTCCCAAGCGAGGTTTCACTTGCAAAAGCCAGGCTATTCCATCTGATAACTCAGCTCCGG AAAAAGTTCAAGAACTACATGTGTATGAGTTGAATGAGAGAGATCGTGGGAGTCCAGCTTACCTTCGTTTGAGTCAGAAATCTGTGAACTCACTGGGTGATCTTGTCCCTTTTAGCAACAAA aTATATAGGGGAGATTTGGAGAAACGGATCGGAATAACATCAGGAATATGCATATTAATAGAGCATAAACCCGAAATGAAAGGTGATCGCTACGAGGCCATCTTCAGCTTTTACTTCGGAGACTACGGTCACATAGCGGTGCAGGGACCTTACTTGACTTACCAGGACACGTATCTGGCTATTACTGGTGGGTCTGGCATTTTTGAAGGCGTCTCCGGTCAGGTTAAGCTCCACCAAATCGTCTTCCCCTTTAAGATTTTCTACACTTTCTATTTGAAGGGAATTGGTGAACTCCCAGAAGAGCTGCTTTGCAAGCCGGTTGACCCACACCCAGCTGTTGAAGCCGTTCCGGCTGCTAAGGCTTGTGAGCCACATGCCACCATTGCAAATTTCACTAATTAA
- the LOC105790380 gene encoding allene oxide cyclase, chloroplastic: protein MAASDKVQELHVYEMNERDRGSPAYLRLSQKPVNSLGDIVPFSNKIYRGDLEKRIGITAGMCILIEHKPELKGDRYEAIFSFYFGDYGHIAVQGPYLTYQDSYLAITGGSGIFEGVSGQVKLHQIVFPFKIFYTFYLKGIGELPEELLCKPVDPHPAVEAAPAAKACEPHAAIANFTN, encoded by the exons ATGGCCGCCTCGg ATAAAGTTCAAGAACTGCATGTATATGAGATGAATGAAAGAGATCGTGGTAGTCCAGCTTACCTTCGTTTAAGTCAGAAACCTGTTAACTCACTTGGTGATATTGTCCCTTTTAGCAACaaa ATATATAGGGGAGATTTGGAGAAACGGATAGGAATAACAGCAGGGATGTGTATATTGATAGAGCATAAACCCGAACTGAAAGGTGACCGCTACGAAGCCATCTTCAGCTTTTACTTCGGAGACTACGGTCACATAGCGGTGCAGGGACCTTACTTGACTTACCAGGACTCGTATCTCGCTATTACTGGTGGATCTGGCATTTTTGAAGGTGTCTCTGGTCAGGTCAAGCTCCACCAAATCGTCTTCCCCTTTAAGATTTTCTACACTTTCTATTTGAAGGGAATTGGTGAACTCCCAGAAGAGCTGCTTTGCAAGCCGGTTGACCCACACCCAGCTGTTGAAGCCGCTCCGGCTGCTAAGGCTTGCGAGCCACATGCCGCCATTGCAAATTtcactaattaa
- the LOC105790381 gene encoding allene oxide cyclase, chloroplastic gives MAASSFALRSTISSGIISNPRSKTLLPAANSSFKPIKSPSLTQTHKLFTFSAPKRAFTCKSQAIPSDNSAPDKVQELHIYEMNERDRGSPAYLRLSQKSVNSLGDLVPFSNKIYRGDLEKRIGITAGICILIEHKPEMKGDRYEAIFSFYFGDYGHIAVQGPYLTYQDTFLAIKGGSGIFEGVTGQVKLRQIVFPFKIFYTFYLKGIGELPEELLCKPVEPHPAVEAFPAAKACEPHAAIANFTN, from the exons ATGGCCGCTTCAAGCTTTGCTTTAAGGTCCACCATTTCTTCTGGGATAATAAGTAACCCCAGATCAAAAACCTTGTTGCCTGCAGCTAATTCATCTTTCAAGCCCATCAAAAGCCCTTCTTTAACTCAAACTCACAAGCTTTTCACTTTCTCGGCTCCCAAACGAGCTTTCACTTGCAAAAGCCAGGCTATTCCATCTGATAACTCAGCTCCTG ATAAAGTTCAAGAACTGCATATATATGAGATGAATGAGAGAGATCGTGGTAGTCCTGCTTATCTTCGTTTAAGTCAAAAATCTGTGAACTCACTTGGTGATCTTGTCCCTTTTAGCAACAAA ATATATAGGGGAGATTTGGAGAAACGAATAGGAATAACAGCAGGGATATGCATATTAATAGAGCACAAACCCGAAATGAAAGGTGATCGCTACGAGGCCATCTTCAGCTTTTACTTCGGGGACTACGGTCACATAGCAGTGCAGGGACCTTACTTGACTTACCAGGACACGTTTCTCGCTATTAAAGGTGGGTCAGGAATTTTTGAAGGTGTCACTGGTCAGGTGAAGCTCCGCCAAATTGTCTTCCCCTTCAAGATTTTCTACACGTTTTACTTGAAGGGGATTGGTGAGCTCCCAGAAGAGCTGCTTTGCAAGCCGGTTGAGCCTCACCCAGCTGTTGAAGCCTTTCCGGCTGCTAAGGCTTGTGAGCCACATGCTGCTATTGCAAATTTCactaattaa